Part of the Carcharodon carcharias isolate sCarCar2 chromosome 20, sCarCar2.pri, whole genome shotgun sequence genome is shown below.
tcctgcctgtcccccataacctttgactcccttgtcagtcaaaaatctgtctaacccagccttgaatatgttcaatgacccagcttccattgctgactggggaagagaattcaaagAGTAATGAGCCTCTGAGAGAagatattcctcctcatctctgccttattttgaaactatgccccttggttctagattcccccacgagaggaaacatcctctcagcatctgccctttcaaggcccctcaaaatcttacTTGTTTCCGTAAGATTCACATCAGCAAGCTTCACTCTTTACCTTCCTCTGAAATGCCTCAGTGAGCCACGGTTATACCAAACCACTACCTGTGAATTAAGAAGATGACCCACCAACTCTTggcaactaggtatgggcaataaatactggccctgccagcgaagctAATGTTGTAAGAATGAACTTAAAAAGATGTTGACTCTCTCTTTGGCCTAACAGGAGGAGAGGTCTAAAGTGGATGACCTGAGAGGGACACCAATGTCTGTGGGCACGTTAGAGGAAATCATAGACGACAACCACGCCATTGTGTCGACCTCTGTCGGCTCTGAGCATTACGTCAGCATCTTGTCATTCGTGGATAAAGATCTGCTTGAGCCTGGCTGCTCTGTTCTGCTCAATCATAAGGTAAAGAGCTATGTGTCGATCTTGGCCCCTTTCACTTTAAAGCTGGATGTTTCCTTGGTATTTGTACAGCTGTTTTAATGGTCAAGAAAGGGGATGAGAAATAATAAAGACTGGAAGTGATCAGTTTGGTATCTAACTCCCCATGATCATTGTTTGTTTTATTGTTGAGAAGCCTAGGTAGAGAGCCAAGGCCTGTATCTCTGGGTAGGACCAAATCAAAGGAGAAAAGAATGGGACAGAAGAAATGTCACGGAGTAGCGGTATGTTGACACAAAGCTTGGAAGGAGTAAGCAGTTCCACAAAGTGACTGTAAAAGAGCTAGGCAGCCTAAGTGGCTCTAGTTCTGTAGTGACAACCCAGAGCTCACTGGTTAGAATCGCACCAAGGCAAGATGTAAAGCTGcgttcagttggtgattctggGGCTGGCAGCAGAAAGCTGCAGGATTGTTGTAAAACTCAACAGATTAATAATTGTTCTTTGGGGAAGGGAATTTGTCAGCTGTACCTGGCTTAGCCCACAAGTGACTCGGTTCCCATGCTACATGGGTGCCTCCTGAGGCAACTTGAACTGGGCACCAAATACAGTCTCATCAGTGCCAGCCACATCCTAAGATCGTAAAACGTACAGTGTCTCAATTTAAATGGACGTAGGGGAGACCATTTGGAGTttaggaggaagaagaggaattTTTAGAGTGGCAGAGACCCTGGTAATATTGATGCCAGGATGCTTTTTTCGAGTGGGTTCTTACCTCACCTGGTTCTAGATAGTAATGATGGTCATTAATGCATTTGCTGTGATTtgcactaattttttttttaaacctactTAAGAGTTGCCCATTGACATTTGTGCATAATTTTAATGCCTTCATGCACATCCCTCCCCTGCGGCATCGAACCAAATTCAGGCTACGTCAGAGGGGCCCGGGTATTCCTGAAACACTTTAAATAGCCTGCAAGCATAAAATGACAGGTTTACTCCATCCTTTGCCTCAGGTCCACGCTGTGATCGGGGTGCTGACGGACGACACGGATCCACTAGTGACTGTTATGAAAGTGGAGAAGGCTCCGCAGGAGACGTACGCTGACATCGGCGGGTTAGACAGTCAGATCCAGGAAATCAAGGCGAGAGCTGCTTTCTCTCTTTTTTAATAAAACAAAATTCAAAATTCAGTGATCCCTTCAACCCCAGTGTGTGCGTGTTCTGAAATAAAATGCCCAGCAATTCGTGCTGCTGTTGGGGCAATTGCCACTTTTAGGTGAGAAAAGGAACTATTGGGAGCCTGTTTGACGTACTAAATAAGGAAGGGGAGCGATTACATCTCCCAGTGGCGTTGCCTACAACAGGTTGAAAACTATCCTTTTATAACAATGGGGTGGTTATCAGCAATGTATGATGTGCAGCCTGTGACAAGAAGTAAATCTGTACACTTTAGGAACTAGGTGTTCTATGCTAGACATTTACTGTGATGCTGGTCGAAATCCTGTGTTGCACATGCAGAGTGCAGACAAAGTGTAGTTTTCAGATGAAGTGCAGTTGATGTTTCATAATCCATTCCCCATTTTAAAATCATATTCTGTCCTTAATTTTATTATTTCATATTATTATTCATACTTGAGTAATATTGACAATTTGCAAAAGTAGGCTCGGTTGGAGTTACGTGGTGTTGCAGTCCGAGGAGCTGGGATATGTTACAGTGCCACCACTGGCAACAAGTTGTAATTACAACATGTCTAGTTTACATAAAAAATTTGCATTACAAATGTTACATTAGGAATTTCTAATGAGGCAGAAGCGACACACaagtgtgtgtgggtatatttCGATCAATATattcataaggacataagaaataagagcatgagtaggccattcagtcattCAAGCCAGCTcgatctgatgtggccttaactccattttcctgcctgtcccccataacccttcactcccttcaatcaaaaatctgtctaactcagcctccattgctcggtaggggagagaattccaagcatAACGACCCTCTTGAgaagagaaattcctcctcatcttcatcaTAAATTAGAGACCTCCTATTTTGAAAAtgtgccccctcgttctagattcccccacgagaggaaacatgctttcagcatctaccctaacaAGTCGCCTCAGAATGTTATGCCCAACCtcctcagcctttcctcattagacaaccccttcatccctagaatcaacctagtgaaccttctctgaactgtctccaatgcatttatgtccctccttaagtacgGTGactaaaactacacacaatactctaggtgtgtggtctcaccaatgccctttacagttgtagcaagatttccctacccACTCCACCCCTTTGCAATATTCCATTAGCTGCCATAATTAATTGCTGTGCCTGCATTTTTTTTGTAGGAATCTGTAGAACTTCCACTTACCCATCCCGAATATTATGAAGAAATGGGAATTAAGCCTCCTAAAGGAGTTATTCTGTATGGAGCGCCTGGCACAGGTAAACTGTATCTTTAAATTGTCAGTGTTCATTTattgatcttttaaaaaaaatccattctaTCTATTCGGCGATATCAGGATAACGATGTTATCAGTGTTTCTACTTACTGCTGTCAGAGTAACCCAGCTGAGGGGTTATACTGCACTTTGATGGAGTTGGTGACTCCAGTGCATTTTGTGCATAGTGCTGGGATTGTCCTAGCCGTTTCAAACTGGGTTTCTACCTTGAGTTTATGCTCAGTATAAAACTGTAGGGCATGACAGTCGAGCTGCATTTATTTCAGCTGCTCAACTGCTACCCAGGCCCGTAGAGCTAGCTCTCTGGGCACCTGAACAGTGCTGTCCAAGCACCACGATAAGTGGATGCATTGCAGGCAAATTGATATCACCTTGTCCTGAAAACCACCCAATGTTCTGTCCTTTGTGAATTATGAGTGGGATCCTGCAACGAGTTGAAAGAGTTTACCCCTCAGTAACAGTCTTGGGCTTGAAACTCGCCTGAAAGATATATCGCTCTCCCTCAGTGCCAGACTAGagtttgtgctcaagcctctggaatggggcttgaacccaggaTCTTCTGATTGAAGCAAGGGGTGATACTAGCCAAGCCAAGGCTGTTCAGGGGTGGACACACACAAATAGTTGTTCATATGTGAACTTGCACCTCCTGTCATAGGGTCAGAGTCATTACTGCACAGAAGACGGCCATTTGGTCCATGGAGTACGTGCCGGTTCTCTGTAGAGTAATCCAATCAGTCCCGGGGAGTAAAATTAATTTGTTCAGTGTGTTAGATGTTTCTAATATTCAATCTCAGTGGAATCACGCTGATTGGAACTGGCCACTGCTGAATAGCTGTCGCAAATTCTGTAAACAGCCCAACTTGTTGACCTGTGCCCTTTGTTTATTGATGCTCAGGTAAGACTCTACTAGCTAAAGCGGTCGCAAACCAAACCTCGGCCACCTTCCTGCGAGTGGTTGGCTCGGAGCTCATCCAGAAGTACCTAGGGGATGGGCCGAAACTCGTACGTGAGCTGTTCCGAGTCGCAGAGGAGCACGCCCCCTCCATCGTGTTCATTGATGAAATCGATGCAATTGGCACAAAGAGGTAAACTGGATTAAGAAGTGTCCTTGAGCCCAGTTACAATCTGGTATATGGGTTAAAAGCTGTTTCTTGAGTTTGGTACTATTAATAAAGAGAAACTTGCCCATTTATGTAGCATTTTTCACatccttaggacatcccaaagcatgtaCTTTTGAAgggttgtcactgttgtaatgtaggaaaatgtggcaatcaatttgcacacagcaagatcccgcaggCAGCAATGTGCTATTGAGCAGATCACCTGTTCTGGTgacgttggttgaggggtaaatattggtttGAGACACCTGGCAGAATTCCCCTGCTTTTTTCCGAAATGGTGACAGGGGATCTCTTATGCCCACCTCAGAGGGCAGGCAGGGCTtgtttaatatctcatttgaaagatgtgCCACTCTCTGTTGGTGCCAGACTAgagtttgtgctcaagtctctggagtggggcttgaacaacCTTCCGACTGAGGCAACTGTGATACCAGCCAAGCCAAGGCTGTTCACGTGGGCATAAACAATGTTGTTCATTTCTGAACAATTATACATGTTGACAGGAGGCTTATGGCCCAATGGGAAGCTAGATTTAGCTGCCTGAGGGAGAAAGGACTTATTAACCACTGGTTACAGGCGGCTCACTATCATAAGCATTGCTagatgaaaaaaaaacaagattcACCTAGTTCACTTTCTACCATCCTAGTAGCCGCACAATACAATGATAATCATAGGCCCAAAGTCTCCTGTGCCTCTTAAGCCCTACACTCCAACATATATCATGTCACATCCTTGGTGCTCTCTATGTAGATCAGTTCTTGAGCGCAGATTGAGTCTTAAACCAAGGTTCTTATTGTTCCAAATGGTTCACTGCTGCAATTCCATTGGAGGTGGTACCGCTCGCGAGTGGTTTCATGTACTCTCGGCCTGCTGGTGTTTGGCGAGGATCCTCTGTTCTTGCTGTAGTTGCTGTGCTTGCCGCTGGTGTATGGCCGTTCTGACTGTTGATTGGCATTTCGTTCTCAGGTACGACTCCAATTCCGGTGGTGAACGGGAAATCCAGCGTACGATGTTGGAGCTTCTTAACCAGCTGGATGGATTTGACTCTCGGGGAGATGTGAAAGTTATCATGGCCACAAACAGGATAGAAACACTGGACCCAGCTCTCATCAGGCCAGGTGAGTTTACAGCCAATCAATAAACAGAAGTTGCTGTTTAATCAGTTAGACGGTGCAGCATTTCAGCAACTAGATTTGAAATCATTTTTAAACTCCAAAAACTGGAAATTTGAGGTGAAAGAGGTATAAGTCAGAGATCAGCCTTGGAAAACACAATGCAGGTTAACAATTTCGGTAGAGATTCCTTGGTAGTGTGCTCTTTCAGTACCTCACAGGCTTTTAATTCAATTCTGATGTCTTCCGATTGTATGTTACAAAACCTGGTTATTTAACCAAATGTTGCTCATTGAACCCCACTTAAAGGAATGAGAGCCAACCCTGGTGAGTTATGCTGTTGACTACATATCACTCTAAGCGGACATCTGAGATTAACCCCATGCATATTTACGCACAAGTGTACTATGCTAATATTTACTGTTAGTGAAGTGTCACACAAGCCAAGATTACACAGAAGCTTTGAATCCTGCACCAGGGTTTTAATGCACTGACTGCATTGCTgggggagtgttgcattgtcagaggtgctgtcttccaGGCAGACATTGAACCAATTTGTTGTTCAGCTTATCATTCACAGTAGAGCCCAGAGTTTCCCACTCACCAGTGCCATCGGCAAACAAACTGGTCATTGGGTTGTTCTACCACTGATcatttgctgcatttttttttaaattaactctCAGCATGTTGGTGTCACTGACACAGTCAgtttttattgcctatccttaatttctcTTGAAGGTGGTGTGAGTCACTGCAGTCCTGGTGGTGAAGGTACTGTCAGTAATTATACTTTGTAGACACAGTATATCTAAGTTGCTAGTTTTGGCAAGTCAGGAATCAGCcacatgctgtgggtctggagccatacgtaggccagaccgggtaaggatggcagatttccttccctaaagggccagATTTGTTTTTAATGACAGTTCAGTagtttcctggtcaccattactgatcgCTTTAAGCCCAGAttcatttaattaactgaattttaaattccctcagctgccctggtgggatttgaacttggcaCCAGCTCATTAGTCCACAACTCTGAATTACCCGTCCAGTGAtgtaaccactatgctaccatataCCCCCTCCCTCTGCCTACATAATAATCACTGCACACCAAAAATAACTTGTGTGGAACACTTTTGAGACATTTGACACTGTGATGAGatgctgtacaaatgcaagtctctttTCTTATTTTGATTTTGTCCTTTAGggctggaaatctgctgtcctcacctggcctggcctacatgtgaatccagacccacggcaatgtggttgactcttaaaatgccctctgaaacaagaacaattagggatgggaaataaatactggcctagccagtgacgcccacatcccatgaacgaaataaaaataaaaaaaaaaaaaaaatttctgtcATTCCAGGGAGGATTGATCGTAAGATTGAATTTCCTCTCCCGGATGAAAAGACCAAGAGACGCATCTTCCAGATCCACACAAGCAGAATGACAGTAGCCCAAGACGTAAGCCTGGATGAACTGATCCTGGCTAAAGATGATCTCTCTGGGGCGGATATTAAGGCAAGTGGGGtattttcctttttctctctcttgtgtttctcctcatctctaatgctagattgattcctgggatgaagggattgtcctatgaagaggaattgagtagaatgggcctgtattctctggagtttagcagaatgagaggggatctcataaaAAATGTATAATATTAAGAGGGTTTGAGACGATTGGCTGACTAGAGAGTCTTGATCTAGCGGTCACCATCTCAGGATTGGGGGTCGACtatttggactgagatgaggagaaatttcttctctctcaTTGGGTGTCAGCAATGTGAACCTTTgaaatcctctaccccagagagcgaGCTGTGGATCTCAGTTGATGCATATATTTAAGACAGTGATTAATAGACTTTTGGACACTGAGAatccagggatatggggatcagCTGGGCAGCCATCACCTTGTTAAATGATAAAGCAGGCTTGAGGACCCAAACTGCCTACTCCTGCCGTTATTCCTTATTTTCTTACACAGGAGTCTGTAGCTCTTGCCATGCATGGTTCCACAGGAGCTGACTCACTCTCTGGTACCTCTCCCAAGTGCGAGTCTGGCCAGTGAGCATCAACAAGCTGTTTAATTCTGTAGAATATCTCAGCCAGACTCAAATCCCATTGTCAAACATGTCCTCCCCAGCAGAGGTCACCAGATAGCtagagaggagagtgggaaccCTGAGCTGTTTTACATTCTGGGGTATCCGTTTGACTCAGTTGGCAGCAACCTTGCCTCTGAAGCAGAAGATTGAAGCCCCTCTCCTGAGACTTGAGCAgctaatctaggctggcactaaGAAGTGTAGCATGCCGAAGGTGCTGtatcggatgagatgttaaaccaagtttGCCTGCTTGGGATgttaaaaatcccatggcattattcaaagaatGTCGGGAGAAATCCCAATTTGCCTGGACAGCATTCCTTCCTCAGTCACCAGGCACAGAATTACTGCTCTGGCATCTCGTTTTTCCTGTCACCTAAGACAGTCAGAATATTTAAgtttggaatcttgctgtgtacaaaattgCTGTTGCCTGCTGCATTTGCCCATATAGCAAATCACAGCACCTCAGCACTTTGTGATGTTTACAAGGATTCTAATAAATTGTACACATACAAGCTCCTCATCTAAATGTATCTTGTTTGGCTACAAATTGTCATTTGAAATATGTCAGCAAGTTCTCTCTGTTAATGAGTTCACCATATTGGGGTTTATATACTTAGAAATAACAATGAAATGTGAGATTGAATGGGTTCCTTTATACCTGTTGCAGGCTATCTGTACAGAAGCTGGTTTGATGGCCCTGCGTGAGCGAAGGATGAAGGTTACCAATGAAGACTTCAAGAAGTCAAAAGAAAACGTCTTGTATAAGAAACAAGAGGGCACACCCGAAGGATTGTACCTTTAACTCTTGACTGGATACCTCACATAAACCTTCCTGCCTTCCTTCTGCTGCAAAACTTCTTTGAGGCTTTCCAGGTGTGGGAGTTTGAGGCTGGAGATTTTATGTATTTTTTTTGTGTGTAGCTTATATTATCCACCTGGACAGGGGAGAGCTTATAACCTGTAAGTCATATCTTAATGAATAAAGTGTTATCTGTACATGTTTTGAAATGACCTATGGTGGTTCCTGCTGGTTTCTCCAGTGCTGACGTTTTGAAAAGATGGGCTGCTCAGGTTTGTCTTTACTCGAAATGGGAAACTCCTCAAACCCCTTCCTTCTGGCAGTAACTTGTCCTTTTACCTCAGCTCTAGGTGTGAATCTAGACTGGACTGGTGCTGCGAGCATCTCTTTTCTCTGTCAGCTGTGAACGAGACGTGTGTAGTGTTGCAAGGATGACTCAGCCCAGCTCCCACTCCATACACAGGACCACAACACAACCTGCCTTTAAATCAGTAAAGGAATTCAGAACACTGTCTTACCATTTTCTTGTCACCCAAGACAGTCAGAATATAAAGTTTGAAGGGAAAGAAAAAATTTTTGTctgtaaaattgaggtgttgggTCTCCCCCTGTTGTTGCTGTAATAAAGACTCTGGGTTAGAGATACCGTGCCCTTTAATAGATACTGCACCATCAAGAAGGCTGTGCATCATAGGACAGGAGCACTTGGTCCAATCATCCCCGCTCCTTTTAAATTGATTCCAATCACTTGTGCAGCATATTTCTCAACATCCTCCCTCCATGGCTGTTTAAAAATGGGGAGAGGGATAAATCCAGCAACCATGTAGGGCAGTCAGCACAACAtctgtggtagggaaacttttagAGGAAATAATCAGAAGCAAATGTAATTATTgcttggaaaaatatgggttaataAATGACGGCCAGCAAGGATTTGTTATAAAACCAaaggatgctggaaatgctcagcaggttgggcagcatctgtggagagaaacagttaaagtttttcaggtcgatgacctttcatcagaggaTTTGTTATATGTAAATCGTGCTTAACTAAATTTGATTGAGTTCATTGATGAAATAATAGAGGGTTGATGAGTTCAGTGCGGTGGTTTTTTTAAAAGGAGTTTGATGAAGTACCACGCAGTAGATTGAAACTTAGGAAGTTAAAGTGGCAGAAAGTCATGGTGGACATGATGGTtcgtggttgtttttcagactggaggtatattaggaccactgctgtttttgagatatattaatGACTCGGGTATGCAGGGTTTGATTTCAGAACCTTGGAGAGCCTGAAACGCGGGATTTCAGTTTatgtggaaagagtgcagaagctGGGGCTCtttattcgtgggatgtgggtgtcgctggctgggtcagcatttatcacCTAattgttcagagtcaaccactggggtcacatgtaggcagatttccttccccaaaaggccagatgggtttttacaacaatcggcaatggtttcaaggtcatcattagatttttaattccagatatttattgaattcaaatcccaccatctgccgtattgggatctgaacccaggtccccagaatattaccctgggtcaccagtccagtgacaataccactgacTCCCTGTACAGTGGGGAAAGTTAAAGAGAGATttatagagttgttcaaaatcagcAATgtttttgatagaataaataaggagaatctgtttccaatggcaggaggattgagaaccagatttAAAATTGTCAATGGCTAAAGACTGGAGGCAAGATGGGGAATTGTTTTTACACAGTGATTCATTATGGTCATGGAATGCGttggctgaaagggcagtggaagtagactaaggagatggtggtgaggtggtaattcactggactagtaatccagagacccagtctaATGTTCTAGggaacaagagttcaaatcccaatacagcagctggtggaatttaaattcagttagtaATCTGAAATTGAGAAAGTAgtttcaataatggtgaccatgaaaccattgtcgattgtttgaaaaaaaaacccatctggttcactaatgccctctagAGAAGGTAATCTGGCTCCAGATGTGgcagactcttaactgccctctgaaaatatGTGGCGAGTCACtcagatcaagggcaattaggtcaacacatgctggccttgctagcaacgcccacatcccacaaaataataaatgttttaaaattgtcACTTTCCACAGGgaatctgattttaaaaaaatgcttgaaATGGAATCATTTGCAGGAAtatggggaaggagcagggtggGAATAAAACTAATTGGAGAGCTCTTTCAAAATGCTGGTAAAGGCATAGTGGGCAGAATGATCTTCTATGCTGCATCATTCTAATAATGAGTACTGCAAAATAGTGACTTCTCAAACAAGCTATCAGAATGAAAACGCTTGTTTAAAAATAGAACACTTTTACAACCCAAATACAATTTGCTGGAATAACCCACTAAACCTGCTCATAAATTCTGAAGGACCTACCTTTGTTAAACCATTAACTGCAAAATCACACATTTTTAAACTGAAGCCATTTATTTCCTGCCTTTGTATCCCCCCTGAGAATGTTAATTAAGTGTGTTACTGTAGCTGCTTTTAGGACGAGGAGTGCTGTCAGGCAGTGCTGATCGTCACTGCAATTGAGCCAAAGGCAGGTGCTAATTGGAATCTGTTAATCTTTCACAGCATTTTCACATTGCTAACATTTGCACATGTTatgttagaaacatagaaaagttacgatgcagaaagaggccattcagcccatcatgttagCACTGgccataaaaagagaaaagaagctagccgctcattttaatcccactttccagcaccttgCAGGTTACCTTTttgtccaggtaccttttaaatgagttgagcgtttcagcttcaaccaccaatttagacagcgaattccagacgcccaccaccctctgggtgataaagtgtttcctcatttcccctctaatccttctaccaatcaccttaaatttatggCCCCTGGtaattaacccccccccccccaagcctaGATGAAACGGGTCTTTCCTGTCCACCctctctaggcccctcataatttttattcacacacacacacatacacacacacaacatcaacagTAAGGAACAGCACAGAAGTGCAAAGAGAAAATAGATGCAGAGGTAAAAGAGACTGAGGGTGAGATggaaggagggaggtggagagacgCAGGgttttagggagtgaattccagggtAACTGGCTGAAGGCTTGGCTGGCCATGGGTGAAGGGAGAGGTGTAAGAGTtaggttgttgggctggaggagatttcacAGCAAAGGGCACATCACTGTTTAAAGTGATATCTTCTTTGTAAGTTTTAGTCTCAACTGATATGTATTGTCCTGTCTAAACACCATGTTAAAGCAGTCAGAGAGACTGCTGCGTGATCTCTGATACTGTTCAGCAGGGGGTGCCAGAGAGCCCTCCTGCCTGACAATACAGATGGACCTTTCCCAAATGGAATGACTTTCCAGGGAACAAATGTCCCTCTGACTTTAGCACATGACATTGATTTTCTCACTGGCTGAATCGTTGAATTGGTTCTGCTTCTGACAGCTTTGTGGAGACTAAAGGGGCAAAATGGCAGTGCAGCAGGCTTTATCTTCTACCAGTTTTTAGCCTCCCCCATATGTTCAGTGAAGTTAAGTTGCCAAGAGGTTTTGGTAGTAACTGGAGCGAAGTTATTACACTTCCTGAGAGCCTCTAAACAATATATAATAGTACAAGAACCTGTAAAGAtacaaagaacttgcatttgtctAGCACCTTCTACATCCCAAAGTGCTCCATGGCTACTTAAGTACTTCAAGTGTTGTAGGTAACACAACAGCCactttgtgcacagtaagctcccacaaacagcaatgtgatcatctatttttgtgatgttgattgaggtatGACTATTAGGCAGaccaccagggataactcccctgctctcctttgaaatagtgccttgggatctttcacatccaccagagcaggcagatcatccaaaagacagcacttctgacaatgcagcactccctcggtactggatgggagtgtcagcc
Proteins encoded:
- the LOC121292651 gene encoding 26S proteasome regulatory subunit 4 encodes the protein MGQSQSGGHGAGSGKKDDKDKKKKYEPPVPTRVGKKKKKTKGPDAASKLPLVTPHTQCRLKLLKLERIKDYLLMEEEFIRNQEQMKPLEEKQEEERSKVDDLRGTPMSVGTLEEIIDDNHAIVSTSVGSEHYVSILSFVDKDLLEPGCSVLLNHKVHAVIGVLTDDTDPLVTVMKVEKAPQETYADIGGLDSQIQEIKESVELPLTHPEYYEEMGIKPPKGVILYGAPGTGKTLLAKAVANQTSATFLRVVGSELIQKYLGDGPKLVRELFRVAEEHAPSIVFIDEIDAIGTKRYDSNSGGEREIQRTMLELLNQLDGFDSRGDVKVIMATNRIETLDPALIRPGRIDRKIEFPLPDEKTKRRIFQIHTSRMTVAQDVSLDELILAKDDLSGADIKAICTEAGLMALRERRMKVTNEDFKKSKENVLYKKQEGTPEGLYL